Proteins encoded in a region of the Bacteroidota bacterium genome:
- the rpoB gene encoding DNA-directed RNA polymerase subunit beta, with product MSNNLIQKNRISFATIGQSIDYPDFLDIQLKSFQDFFQLETTSDNRQKEGLYKVFSENFPITDSRNNFVLEFLDYFIDPPRYSLEECIERGLTYSVPLKAKLKLYCTDPEHEDFETIVQDVYLGTIPYMTPKGTFVINGAERVVVSQLHRSPGVFFGQSRHANGTKLYSARVIPFKGSWIEFATDINNVMYAYIDRKKKFPVTTLLRAIGYQTDKDILEIFGLADEFKVTKSGIKNALNRRLAARVLKTWVEDFVDEDTGEVVSIERNEVIIERETVVEDHHLELIVESGVKSIILHKEDVNTNDYAIIYNTLQKDTSNSEKEAVEHIYRQLRNAEPPDEETARGIIDKLFFSDKRYDLGDVGRYRINKKLGLEIAEDTRVLTKSDIIEIIRQLIQLINSKAEVDDIDHLSNRRVRTVGEQLYSQFGVGLARMARTIRERMNVRDNEVFTPADLINAKTLSSVINSFFGTNQLSQFMDQTNPLAEITHKRRLSALGPGGLSRERAGFEVRDVHYTHYGRLCTIETPEGPNIGLISSLCVYAKINNLGFIETPYRTVTEGKVDVEKGVIYLTAEEEDNKVIAQANAKIDDKGNFIDLKVKARELGDFPVLEPSKVNLMDVAPNQIASIAASLIPFLEHDDANRALMGSNMQRQAVPLLRPEAPIVGTGLEGLVARDSRVLINAEGDGVVEYVDALEITIRYSRKENEKLVSFEDDVKTYNLIKFQKTNQNTCINLKPIVIKGQKVKKGQVLCEGYATQNGELALGRNLQVAFMPWKGNNFEDAIVISERVIREDIFTSIHVDEYSLEVRDTKRGMEELTADIPNVSEEATRELDEHGLIRVGADVVEGDILIGKITPKGETDPSPEEKLLRAIFGDKAGDVKDASLKVPPSVKGVVIDKRLFSRVVAKDKTQKNDEKVLIEKLDKEYQIEIADLKEKLIDKLFVLVSGKTSQGVTDIFKEVIIAKGAKFTQKMLSEINYDNVNADKWTTDKEKNDQIKQLLHNYTIKFNDISGLFKRKKFALTVGDELPAGIVQLAKVYIAKKRKLKVGDKMAGRHGNKGIVARIVRDEDMPYLEDGTPVDIVLNPLGVPSRMNLGQIYETILGWAGLRLGVKFATPIFDGASIEQIDEYVTKANLPKFGSTYLYDGGTGDRFDQPATVGVIYMLKLGHMVDDKMHARSIGPYSLITQQPLGGKAQFGGQRFGEMEVWALEAFGAANILQEILTVKSDDVIGRAKTYEAIVKGDNLPVPGIPESFNVLLHELRGLCLKITLE from the coding sequence GTGTCCAACAATCTTATTCAAAAAAATAGAATCAGCTTTGCAACGATCGGACAATCGATCGATTATCCGGATTTTCTGGATATACAGCTAAAGTCTTTCCAGGATTTTTTCCAGCTTGAAACCACTTCCGACAACCGACAAAAAGAAGGTTTGTACAAAGTTTTCAGTGAAAATTTTCCAATCACTGATTCAAGAAATAATTTCGTACTGGAATTTCTCGATTACTTTATCGATCCGCCAAGATATTCTCTTGAAGAATGTATTGAGCGTGGACTAACTTACAGCGTTCCGCTGAAAGCTAAGTTGAAATTGTATTGTACAGATCCTGAGCATGAGGATTTCGAAACCATCGTTCAAGATGTGTATCTGGGAACTATTCCGTACATGACACCAAAAGGTACATTCGTTATCAATGGTGCTGAACGTGTAGTTGTTTCTCAGCTTCACCGTTCTCCAGGCGTGTTCTTCGGACAAAGTCGCCATGCAAACGGAACTAAACTTTATTCTGCTCGTGTAATTCCATTCAAGGGTTCTTGGATCGAATTCGCTACAGATATCAACAATGTCATGTATGCATACATCGACCGTAAGAAGAAATTCCCGGTTACGACTTTGCTTCGTGCCATTGGCTACCAAACGGATAAAGATATCCTTGAGATCTTCGGTCTTGCCGATGAATTCAAAGTGACTAAATCCGGAATTAAAAATGCTCTTAATCGCCGTCTAGCTGCACGTGTTTTGAAAACATGGGTGGAAGATTTCGTAGATGAGGATACTGGTGAAGTAGTTTCTATCGAAAGAAATGAAGTGATCATCGAACGTGAAACCGTTGTTGAAGATCATCACTTAGAACTTATCGTCGAATCAGGTGTCAAGTCGATCATCCTCCATAAAGAGGATGTGAATACAAACGATTACGCAATCATCTACAACACGCTTCAGAAAGATACATCGAATTCTGAGAAAGAAGCCGTTGAACATATCTATCGTCAGCTTCGTAATGCGGAGCCACCTGATGAAGAAACAGCTCGTGGAATTATCGACAAGTTATTCTTCTCAGATAAAAGATATGATCTTGGTGACGTAGGTCGTTACAGAATCAATAAAAAATTAGGTCTGGAGATCGCAGAAGATACGCGTGTCCTTACCAAATCAGATATCATTGAGATCATTCGCCAGTTGATCCAGTTGATCAACTCTAAAGCGGAGGTCGATGATATTGATCACTTGTCAAACCGTCGTGTACGTACCGTTGGAGAACAATTATATTCTCAGTTCGGTGTCGGACTTGCACGTATGGCTCGTACTATTCGTGAAAGAATGAACGTACGTGACAATGAAGTGTTCACTCCGGCAGATTTGATCAATGCGAAGACTTTGTCTTCGGTTATCAATTCATTCTTCGGAACCAATCAGCTTTCTCAATTCATGGATCAGACCAACCCACTTGCTGAGATCACTCACAAGCGTCGTTTGTCTGCACTTGGGCCCGGCGGTCTTTCTCGCGAAAGAGCAGGTTTCGAGGTTCGTGACGTTCACTATACCCACTACGGTCGTTTGTGTACAATTGAGACTCCGGAAGGTCCGAACATCGGTTTGATCTCCTCACTTTGCGTTTATGCTAAGATCAATAACCTAGGTTTCATTGAAACTCCTTATCGTACTGTTACGGAAGGAAAAGTAGATGTTGAAAAAGGAGTTATTTATCTGACAGCAGAAGAAGAAGATAATAAAGTAATTGCTCAGGCGAATGCTAAGATCGATGATAAAGGAAACTTTATCGATCTTAAAGTGAAAGCTCGTGAATTAGGTGACTTCCCGGTTCTTGAACCATCGAAGGTAAACCTAATGGATGTCGCTCCTAATCAGATCGCATCAATCGCCGCTTCACTGATTCCATTCCTTGAACATGATGATGCCAATCGTGCCCTGATGGGATCGAACATGCAACGTCAGGCTGTACCATTACTTCGTCCTGAAGCTCCAATCGTAGGAACAGGTCTTGAAGGTTTGGTTGCCCGCGACTCACGTGTATTGATCAATGCAGAAGGTGATGGCGTGGTTGAATATGTTGACGCACTTGAGATCACTATTCGTTACAGCCGTAAGGAGAACGAAAAACTGGTGAGCTTCGAAGATGATGTGAAGACATACAACCTTATCAAATTCCAGAAAACAAATCAGAATACTTGTATCAACTTAAAACCAATTGTCATCAAAGGACAAAAGGTGAAAAAAGGTCAGGTACTTTGCGAGGGCTATGCAACACAAAATGGTGAATTAGCACTTGGACGTAACCTACAGGTTGCATTCATGCCTTGGAAAGGAAATAACTTTGAGGATGCAATCGTGATCTCTGAGAGAGTTATCCGTGAAGATATCTTTACATCAATTCACGTTGATGAATACAGTCTTGAAGTGCGCGATACAAAACGTGGAATGGAAGAATTGACTGCTGATATTCCTAACGTAAGTGAAGAAGCAACCCGCGAACTTGATGAACACGGTTTGATCCGCGTAGGTGCTGATGTTGTAGAAGGTGATATCCTAATCGGTAAGATCACTCCAAAAGGAGAAACTGATCCTTCACCGGAAGAGAAATTACTTCGCGCGATCTTTGGTGACAAAGCAGGCGATGTGAAAGATGCATCGTTGAAAGTTCCACCTTCAGTTAAAGGTGTAGTTATCGACAAGCGTTTGTTCTCACGTGTTGTTGCTAAAGACAAGACTCAGAAGAACGATGAGAAAGTTCTGATCGAAAAACTCGATAAAGAATATCAAATTGAGATCGCTGATCTGAAAGAAAAACTGATCGATAAATTATTCGTACTCGTTAGCGGAAAAACTTCTCAGGGTGTTACTGACATCTTCAAAGAAGTGATCATTGCTAAAGGTGCGAAGTTCACTCAGAAGATGCTTTCAGAAATTAACTATGATAACGTTAATGCTGATAAGTGGACAACTGATAAAGAGAAGAACGATCAGATCAAGCAATTACTGCATAACTATACTATTAAGTTTAATGATATCTCCGGTTTGTTCAAGCGTAAGAAATTTGCTTTAACAGTAGGTGATGAACTACCTGCGGGTATCGTTCAGTTAGCGAAAGTTTATATCGCTAAAAAACGTAAGCTTAAAGTTGGTGATAAGATGGCCGGTCGTCACGGAAATAAAGGTATCGTAGCCAGAATCGTTCGCGATGAAGATATGCCATATCTTGAAGACGGAACACCGGTTGATATCGTTCTTAACCCACTTGGTGTACCTTCCCGTATGAACCTTGGACAGATCTATGAAACGATCTTAGGTTGGGCAGGATTAAGATTAGGAGTGAAGTTCGCTACTCCGATCTTTGATGGTGCTTCAATTGAGCAGATCGATGAATATGTAACTAAAGCCAATCTTCCTAAATTCGGAAGTACTTATCTATACGACGGTGGAACCGGTGATCGTTTCGATCAACCTGCAACAGTAGGTGTGATCTATATGTTGAAACTTGGTCACATGGTTGATGATAAGATGCACGCTCGTTCAATCGGACCATACTCTCTCATTACTCAGCAACCGTTGGGTGGTAAGGCACAATTCGGTGGTCAGCGTTTCGGTGAGATGGAGGTTTGGGCACTCGAAGCATTCGGTGCAGCAAATATCCTACAAGAGATCCTCACAGTGAAGTCTGATGATGTTATTGGCCGTGCGAAAACTTATGAAGCAATTGTTAAAGGTGATAATCTTCCGGTACCGGGAATCCCTGAATCATTCAATGTATTGTTACATGAACTTCGTGGACTTTGTCTGAAGATAACACTTGAATAA
- a CDS encoding 50S ribosomal protein L10 has translation MKREEKDVIIGEIAELLNKYPNVYIADTSALPVSKINDLRRLCFNKDVKMLVAKNKLIRKAMEKNNADAYEGMFAALKGTSALLFSEIGNSPAKLIKDFRKKGDRPILKGAYIDTAVFLGDNQLETLANIKSKNELIGEIIGLLQSPAKNVISGLKSSGGKLAGILKTLSERPA, from the coding sequence ATGAAAAGAGAAGAAAAAGACGTAATCATTGGAGAGATTGCGGAACTCCTCAATAAATATCCAAACGTATACATTGCTGATACATCAGCATTGCCGGTATCGAAGATCAATGACCTTCGCCGCCTTTGTTTCAACAAAGACGTAAAGATGCTGGTTGCAAAAAATAAACTGATCCGCAAAGCAATGGAGAAGAACAATGCTGATGCATACGAAGGTATGTTCGCTGCATTGAAAGGAACCAGCGCATTGTTGTTTTCAGAAATTGGAAACAGTCCTGCGAAACTGATCAAAGACTTCCGCAAAAAAGGTGACCGTCCTATTTTGAAAGGCGCTTATATCGACACAGCTGTGTTCTTAGGCGACAATCAATTAGAGACACTAGCCAACATCAAATCTAAAAATGAACTCATCGGTGAAATCATCGGTCTGTTACAATCTCCTGCTAAAAATGTTATCTCCGGTCTTAAAAGCAGCGGTGGTAAACTTGCAGGAATTCTTAAAACATTATCTGAGCGTCCTGCATAA
- the rplL gene encoding 50S ribosomal protein L7/L12: MADLKAFADQLVNLTVKEVNELAKILKDEYGIEPAAAAVAVAAGGGGGGEAAAEKTSFDVILKAPGGAKLNIVKLVKEMTGLGLKEAKDLVDGAPKAVKEGVSKEEANSIKQQLEEAGAEIEVK, translated from the coding sequence ATGGCAGATTTAAAAGCATTCGCAGATCAGTTAGTTAACCTGACTGTTAAAGAAGTTAACGAACTAGCAAAGATCCTGAAGGATGAGTATGGCATCGAGCCTGCTGCTGCTGCTGTAGCTGTTGCTGCAGGTGGTGGCGGTGGCGGAGAAGCTGCAGCTGAAAAAACATCTTTTGATGTGATCTTAAAAGCACCGGGTGGAGCAAAACTTAACATCGTTAAGCTTGTAAAAGAAATGACTGGTCTAGGCTTGAAAGAAGCTAAAGATCTGGTTGATGGTGCACCAAAAGCAGTTAAAGAAGGAGTTTCTAAAGAAGAAGCAAATTCAATTAAACAACAGTTAGAAGAAGCAGGAGCTGAGATTGAAGTTAAATAA